From Nitrosopumilus sp. b3, the proteins below share one genomic window:
- a CDS encoding response regulator, which yields MSIRANNPLRFCKILIADDSAFFRSSVKKILTEANIGSRFYEANDGQEAVSKYVQFKPDVTIMDIIMPNIDGVKATMAIKHHDPNAKIIVISAKENKETVEDVVNKGGAKDYVLKPCDSSAIVMAVSKQVVVSRLKKSAPKLK from the coding sequence ATGAGCATCAGGGCAAACAATCCTCTACGATTCTGCAAGATTCTCATTGCAGATGATTCTGCATTTTTTAGATCATCAGTAAAGAAGATTCTCACCGAGGCAAACATTGGAAGCCGTTTTTATGAGGCAAATGACGGACAGGAGGCAGTATCAAAGTACGTACAGTTCAAACCAGACGTTACAATTATGGACATTATAATGCCAAACATTGATGGTGTAAAAGCTACAATGGCAATAAAACATCATGATCCAAATGCCAAGATTATTGTCATCTCTGCCAAGGAAAACAAAGAAACGGTAGAAGATGTGGTAAACAAGGGTGGTGCAAAGGATTATGTCCTCAAGCCTTGTGATTCTAGTGCAATAGTTATGGCAGTATCAAAGCAGGTCGTAGTTAGCAGACTAAAAAAGTCAGCTCCAAAATTAAAATGA
- a CDS encoding transglutaminase-like domain-containing protein — MEEKFDPLVAEWFAFVKNPNFNLVEKCLKFAQILEYPDLNVDDYIKKISKIGMSLKESINDVKNPTYLISMLNEHLFENLGFSGDDDDYYNPKNNFLNEVIDKKSGIPITLSILYAEVAKFVGLDLKIAGFPGHILVKYNEEMILDPFYDGRLVDIDDLQEILDVNFGGELEFQPEYLDEVKPEQILVRMTRNLKNSYVQSFVYDKALRCVNMVLAIEPESPEDIRDKGILEDRMLNYDVALKYLNKYLEINPNAEDVDFILELIRSIKSKN; from the coding sequence TTGGAAGAAAAATTTGATCCACTCGTAGCAGAATGGTTTGCATTTGTAAAAAATCCAAATTTTAACTTGGTAGAAAAATGTCTCAAGTTTGCTCAGATACTTGAATATCCTGATCTAAATGTAGATGATTACATCAAAAAAATTAGCAAGATAGGAATGTCACTCAAAGAGTCAATTAATGATGTAAAAAATCCAACATATCTTATTTCAATGTTAAACGAGCATCTCTTTGAAAATCTAGGATTTAGTGGGGATGATGATGACTATTACAATCCAAAAAATAATTTCCTAAACGAAGTAATTGATAAAAAATCAGGAATTCCAATTACTTTATCAATTCTTTATGCAGAAGTTGCAAAGTTTGTAGGATTAGATCTAAAGATTGCAGGATTTCCAGGTCACATACTAGTAAAATATAACGAAGAGATGATCTTAGATCCATTCTATGATGGAAGACTAGTAGATATTGATGACTTGCAAGAAATTCTAGATGTTAATTTTGGAGGAGAGTTAGAGTTTCAGCCAGAATATCTAGATGAGGTAAAACCAGAACAGATTCTAGTTAGAATGACTCGTAATCTAAAAAATTCTTATGTTCAATCATTTGTATACGATAAGGCATTACGATGTGTCAACATGGTTTTAGCAATAGAACCAGAGTCTCCTGAAGACATCAGAGACAAAGGAATCCTAGAAGATAGAATGCTAAATTATGATGTCGCATTAAAATATTTGAATAAATATTTGGAGATTAATCCAAACGCAGAAGATGTAGATTTTATTTTAGAATTAATTAGAAGTATAAAATCAAAAAATTAA
- a CDS encoding HemK2/MTQ2 family protein methyltransferase, translating to MQTKFLKNEEYPPSEDTFFIVKNIEDEKGDCALDIGSGSGYLTKLLSKNFSLVVGTDINFAVLKDQTYKTQNLVCCSGSDALKIKFDFIVCNLPYLATDEILDIATDGGAEGFEIPKKIFDSVINNIAENGKFVFVTSSLSNYQKLIDYAQKLGLKTRIMAKKKLFFEELILVEATN from the coding sequence TTGCAAACCAAATTCTTAAAAAATGAAGAATATCCTCCTTCAGAGGATACCTTCTTCATTGTAAAAAACATTGAAGATGAAAAAGGAGACTGTGCTTTGGATATTGGTAGTGGCTCTGGATATCTGACAAAATTACTATCTAAGAATTTTTCTCTTGTAGTTGGAACTGACATTAATTTTGCAGTACTAAAGGATCAAACCTACAAAACACAAAACCTTGTTTGCTGTAGTGGCTCTGATGCACTAAAAATAAAATTTGATTTCATTGTATGCAACTTACCCTATCTTGCAACTGATGAAATACTAGATATTGCAACAGATGGTGGTGCAGAGGGATTTGAGATTCCAAAGAAAATATTTGATTCTGTAATTAACAATATTGCAGAAAATGGAAAATTTGTGTTTGTTACATCGTCGTTATCTAACTATCAAAAATTAATTGACTATGCTCAAAAATTAGGCTTGAAAACGCGAATTATGGCAAAAAAGAAATTATTCTTTGAGGAATTAATTCTGGTAGAGGCTACTAACTAA
- a CDS encoding RNA polymerase Rpb4 yields MEEVQKKQAISLSEVKEILGKVDPEDMDQIQRWTYDYVSKFATIESKDAKEMKKQLIKECELTEDEAVEIVNIRPTSLAELRSFTFGWKKLILAETLEKMLNIIKGHS; encoded by the coding sequence ATGGAAGAAGTACAAAAGAAACAAGCCATTTCTCTTTCAGAAGTTAAAGAAATCTTAGGTAAAGTTGATCCTGAGGATATGGATCAAATTCAGCGATGGACCTATGATTATGTTTCAAAATTTGCAACAATCGAATCAAAAGATGCAAAAGAAATGAAGAAACAACTCATCAAAGAATGTGAACTAACAGAAGATGAAGCTGTTGAAATTGTAAACATTAGACCAACCAGTTTAGCTGAACTACGTTCATTTACATTCGGCTGGAAAAAACTAATTCTTGCTGAAACTCTAGAAAAAATGCTCAATATAATCAAGGGGCATTCCTAA
- the cas1 gene encoding CRISPR-associated endonuclease Cas1: MNPLLISGFGTSINVDKRKLVVTNKLQNKRLEFAPHKIEHDSIIIDGHTGNISFESMRWLMKHNIHLTLLNWDGNLLATTLPDQTISGKLRLFQYKKHLDGIIRYSIAEKIVKSKIDSSLNLLLELSKFYPIDKNEIKKRFEAEFEIFRTKSAKNTHKIPEIMGHEARIAKIYFEYIRDVFGKLAPQFSFETRSSIDHKRADHAADEINALLNYGYSILAAEIKKSLNSVGLDTQIGFLHETLLSRTPLVYDCQELFRWLIDLSVIQLLEENKLKKSDFILTENYHIRLKQSTAKLLVDKIKYNFNLKVSYGKKYFAYQNILNNNISQLAQFVGDRKKTLEIKIPPIKINRDDNLELRQKILSMSPEEGKKLGINKSTLWYMKKNVQSKDKMKIYDKILEKLE; the protein is encoded by the coding sequence ATGAATCCCTTACTAATTTCAGGCTTTGGCACATCAATTAACGTAGACAAGAGAAAACTAGTAGTTACAAACAAACTGCAAAACAAAAGACTGGAATTTGCACCACACAAGATAGAGCATGACAGTATCATAATTGACGGTCATACTGGAAACATTTCCTTTGAGTCAATGAGGTGGCTGATGAAACATAATATTCATCTAACTTTGTTAAACTGGGATGGAAATCTGTTGGCAACAACACTGCCAGACCAAACAATTTCAGGAAAGTTGAGATTATTCCAATACAAGAAACACCTTGATGGAATAATACGATATTCTATTGCAGAAAAGATTGTCAAATCAAAGATTGATTCTTCACTGAATCTATTATTGGAATTATCAAAATTTTATCCTATAGACAAAAATGAAATCAAGAAGAGATTTGAGGCCGAATTTGAGATTTTCCGTACCAAATCAGCCAAAAACACGCACAAAATCCCTGAGATAATGGGCCATGAGGCAAGAATCGCTAAAATCTACTTTGAGTACATCAGAGATGTATTTGGCAAACTGGCACCGCAATTCTCATTTGAGACTCGCTCCAGCATTGATCACAAAAGAGCAGACCATGCAGCAGACGAAATCAATGCACTGCTAAACTATGGTTATTCTATCCTAGCAGCTGAAATCAAAAAATCTCTCAACTCTGTCGGTCTTGACACACAGATTGGATTCTTGCATGAGACGTTACTTAGCAGAACTCCTTTGGTTTATGATTGTCAAGAGTTGTTCCGTTGGTTAATTGATTTGTCTGTCATTCAATTACTAGAAGAGAACAAGCTAAAGAAATCAGATTTTATTCTAACTGAAAACTATCACATTAGATTAAAACAATCAACTGCAAAGTTACTAGTTGATAAGATAAAGTACAATTTCAATCTCAAGGTATCCTATGGCAAAAAATATTTTGCATATCAGAATATTCTAAACAATAACATCTCACAGCTTGCACAGTTTGTTGGAGACAGGAAAAAGACTTTGGAGATTAAGATTCCACCAATTAAGATTAATCGTGATGATAATTTAGAGTTAAGACAAAAGATTTTGTCAATGAGTCCTGAGGAGGGAAAGAAGTTAGGTATTAACAAATCTACGTTATGGTATATGAAAAAGAATGTCCAGTCAAAAGATAAAATGAAAATCTATGACAAAATATTAGAAAAATTAGAATAA
- a CDS encoding response regulator encodes MGLSALVIDDSKFMRESIRETLAYLKIGSIIEAKNGIEGVRAFMKHKPALVTIDYEMPGLNGIETAMKIREIDKNVMMIIVTSIKSNMIAVKSGKIPNLGYITKPIDPIMVKETIAKLQKAGN; translated from the coding sequence ATGGGACTAAGTGCTCTAGTGATAGACGATTCTAAATTCATGAGAGAAAGCATAAGGGAGACTCTAGCTTACCTGAAGATTGGCTCAATTATTGAGGCCAAAAACGGCATAGAGGGAGTCAGGGCATTTATGAAGCACAAACCAGCCTTGGTGACAATAGACTATGAGATGCCAGGATTAAACGGCATAGAGACTGCAATGAAGATTCGAGAGATTGACAAGAATGTCATGATGATAATTGTCACATCCATCAAGTCAAACATGATAGCAGTAAAGAGCGGAAAGATTCCAAATCTAGGATACATTACAAAGCCAATTGATCCTATCATGGTCAAAGAGACCATTGCAAAGTTGCAAAAGGCAGGAAACTGA
- a CDS encoding DUF655 domain-containing protein: protein MYRAQSPPRKYEEHAYVLDFNPRGKSSTVRGREGIIVTAIGEDRLTLLEILGIPNSTFEIGEKIYIGKDGRTKVLSVLGKMEYEKISSSAQSELPTVVENIVTNNESKFVEYLNKAQPLTPRIHALELIPGIGKTYMKTMLEEREKKKFESYADLQERVGFKEPVKHISERIMDEITGESRMNLFVKR from the coding sequence TTGTATAGGGCACAATCCCCACCTAGAAAATATGAGGAACATGCTTATGTTTTGGATTTTAATCCTCGAGGGAAATCATCAACTGTGAGAGGACGGGAAGGAATTATCGTTACAGCAATTGGAGAAGACCGTCTAACTCTTTTAGAAATTCTTGGAATTCCAAATTCTACTTTTGAGATAGGTGAGAAAATCTATATCGGAAAAGATGGCAGAACTAAGGTTCTATCTGTATTGGGAAAGATGGAGTATGAAAAGATATCATCATCTGCACAAAGCGAATTGCCAACTGTTGTAGAAAACATTGTAACTAATAATGAATCTAAATTTGTAGAGTATCTCAACAAAGCACAACCATTAACACCAAGAATTCATGCTCTAGAGTTGATTCCTGGAATTGGAAAGACCTACATGAAAACAATGCTTGAAGAACGAGAAAAGAAAAAATTTGAAAGCTATGCTGATTTACAAGAAAGAGTTGGATTCAAAGAACCAGTTAAACACATTTCTGAGCGAATCATGGATGAAATAACTGGTGAAAGCAGAATGAATCTCTTTGTAAAGAGATGA
- a CDS encoding CAP domain-containing protein has translation MNNKIIIISVIVAILFLGFSFAVIGLTDSREPLTRTEFIDAEPMKNRFLDWINQNRAEKNLSAINMDAKLSEIAYKEALRIANANSTEYAEIVSQDENDVVKSYGYGCVGNDNNPATVRGVAFASEHTRYPGELEPFVKYYMNQVVSESESYGIIFSPDASKIGMGIAMSAEKFYVLQYVCGLENKEEEIDWSKITLMEPNSMEFFYYPNPEDTENRDVFQKFVLIRLSEHLGGDANDVSAFRAYSAVSISTDHCVTKYWPDGGRQRLEDPCWGTVYRAIDGLIIQNTDPVLITSPMALPYLDLSMDENGSLYIEPPVWTVEKNGVVGYGRSMSAQEIHQGSKAIADSVKKSHPNHPSIPVSFAGYGLAEVDASHNKIESRYYDYSSMGHHSVYLDIANVSAQDQKYFLNLAKHDSETWQIGDTLISVGGNAFDENNTSQDPSQGYVIQFLLDGFKYRVSGANLELLKKSIVANFFPEYSYDDMFLVSVTEK, from the coding sequence ATGAACAATAAAATCATCATAATTTCTGTGATTGTTGCCATTTTGTTTTTGGGATTCTCTTTTGCAGTTATTGGACTTACTGATTCTCGTGAACCTTTGACTAGGACAGAGTTCATTGATGCAGAACCAATGAAAAACAGATTCCTTGATTGGATTAATCAAAATCGAGCTGAAAAAAACCTCTCTGCCATAAACATGGATGCAAAACTAAGTGAAATAGCATACAAAGAGGCTTTGCGTATTGCAAATGCCAATTCTACTGAATATGCTGAGATTGTCAGTCAAGATGAAAATGATGTTGTAAAGTCATATGGGTATGGATGTGTAGGCAATGACAACAATCCTGCAACTGTTCGTGGTGTGGCCTTTGCATCTGAGCACACTAGATATCCTGGCGAGTTGGAGCCATTTGTCAAATATTACATGAATCAAGTAGTGTCTGAATCAGAATCATATGGAATAATCTTCAGCCCTGATGCATCAAAGATTGGCATGGGTATTGCAATGTCTGCTGAAAAATTCTATGTATTACAATATGTTTGTGGACTAGAAAATAAGGAAGAGGAAATTGATTGGTCCAAAATCACATTAATGGAGCCCAATTCTATGGAATTTTTTTACTATCCAAATCCTGAAGACACTGAAAACAGGGACGTCTTTCAAAAATTTGTGCTGATAAGACTTTCAGAACATTTGGGAGGCGATGCAAATGACGTCTCTGCATTTAGGGCATACAGTGCAGTATCTATCTCCACTGATCATTGCGTAACAAAGTACTGGCCTGATGGGGGACGACAAAGGCTGGAAGATCCTTGCTGGGGAACAGTATATCGTGCAATTGACGGCCTGATTATACAAAACACTGATCCTGTCTTGATTACCTCTCCTATGGCATTGCCATATCTTGATTTGTCAATGGATGAGAACGGTTCATTGTACATAGAACCTCCCGTGTGGACTGTAGAGAAAAACGGAGTTGTCGGTTACGGACGTTCCATGTCTGCACAAGAAATTCATCAGGGCTCAAAAGCAATTGCAGACTCTGTAAAGAAATCTCATCCAAACCACCCTTCAATTCCTGTGTCATTTGCAGGATACGGCCTTGCAGAGGTTGATGCCAGTCACAACAAAATAGAGTCTCGTTACTATGACTATTCCTCTATGGGACACCATAGCGTGTATCTTGACATTGCCAATGTCTCTGCACAAGACCAAAAGTATTTTCTGAATCTTGCAAAACATGATTCTGAGACTTGGCAGATAGGAGACACTCTAATTTCTGTTGGAGGGAATGCATTTGATGAGAACAACACTAGTCAAGATCCTTCACAAGGGTATGTAATTCAGTTTCTTTTAGATGGATTCAAGTACAGGGTATCTGGCGCAAATTTGGAGTTGTTAAAAAAATCAATCGTTGCAAACTTTTTCCCAGAATATTCCTATGATGATATGTTTTTGGTTTCTGTGACTGAAAAATGA
- a CDS encoding isocitrate/isopropylmalate dehydrogenase family protein produces MSKKAAVMKGDGIGPEVVESMLKVLKECNTQSEIILCEAGSEQWDKNGRKDKSYIPDETIKILEESDACFKGPTTTIPVPGAPRSVAVTLRQKFELYSNIRPTKTYDRLTPNRKLDCVCFREATEGLYTGVEARINEDAAIAIRKITRQGCDRFLNSALKWAKQNNMKKMVAITKRNILKETDGIFWNCAQKAVEGTDVELSEIYIDNMAQQMVVAPEQFNGAVLVSTNLFMDIISELASGLVGSIGLIYSANMGDDFAMFEAAHGSAPQFAGQNKVNPTATVLSGAWMAEYLGEKDIRDAIFDATYQVINEGKTVTWDIGGNASTTQMTDAIITYAKDNLRK; encoded by the coding sequence TTGAGTAAAAAAGCTGCAGTAATGAAAGGAGACGGTATTGGTCCTGAAGTTGTAGAATCAATGCTCAAAGTTCTAAAAGAATGCAATACTCAATCAGAGATTATTCTTTGTGAGGCAGGCTCTGAGCAATGGGACAAAAATGGAAGAAAAGACAAATCATACATCCCAGATGAGACAATCAAGATTTTAGAAGAATCTGATGCCTGCTTTAAGGGACCAACTACAACCATTCCAGTTCCAGGAGCTCCAAGAAGTGTAGCAGTTACTCTGCGTCAAAAATTTGAATTATATTCTAACATCAGACCAACTAAAACTTATGATAGATTAACACCCAATAGAAAACTAGACTGTGTGTGTTTTAGAGAAGCAACTGAAGGATTGTACACAGGTGTTGAGGCAAGGATTAACGAAGACGCAGCAATTGCAATTAGAAAAATTACAAGACAAGGTTGTGACAGATTCCTAAATTCTGCACTGAAATGGGCAAAACAAAACAACATGAAAAAAATGGTTGCAATTACAAAAAGAAATATCCTAAAAGAAACAGACGGAATTTTTTGGAATTGTGCTCAAAAAGCAGTCGAGGGAACAGATGTAGAATTATCAGAGATTTACATTGATAACATGGCACAGCAAATGGTAGTTGCCCCTGAGCAGTTCAATGGCGCAGTTCTTGTAAGTACTAATTTGTTTATGGATATTATTTCAGAGTTAGCTTCAGGATTGGTAGGTTCTATTGGATTAATTTATTCAGCAAATATGGGGGATGATTTTGCAATGTTTGAAGCAGCACATGGAAGTGCACCGCAGTTTGCAGGACAGAACAAAGTGAATCCCACTGCTACTGTTCTATCAGGAGCTTGGATGGCAGAATATCTTGGTGAGAAAGATATCAGAGATGCAATATTTGATGCAACATATCAAGTCATCAATGAAGGAAAAACAGTAACATGGGATATCGGAGGTAATGCATCAACTACACAAATGACAGATGCAATTATCACATATGCAAAAGATAATCTAAGAAAATAA
- the rlmN gene encoding 23S rRNA (adenine(2503)-C(2))-methyltransferase RlmN, with the protein MTDLYRLLPEEMEQLVIDMGYPRYRADQILLPLYYKFPKDINDIPQLPKKLRQELVESGYTIGSAKETHRVVSDDGETTKLLLDLNNDNAVETVLMQYPSSKIGGHPRSTICVSTQIGCAMGCVFCATGQMGFKTNLAAEHIVSQVIHFAEILEKRGEHVTNLVFMGMGEPMANYDEMIRAIRILTHDRGFGLGQRHITISTIGIVSGIDKLAEENLQIGLAISLHSPNNKLRKELVPTAGPNSVEDIIDAGRRYFKKTGRRVTFEYALMDGINDSPEIAEELSRLLKGNGSHVNLIPINPTAGDFRRPSTNRVYEFERILTNAGVNCTIRVEKGTEISAACGQLRTDIIG; encoded by the coding sequence TCCTAGATATCGTGCAGATCAAATTTTACTTCCATTATATTACAAATTCCCTAAAGACATCAACGACATACCACAACTCCCAAAAAAATTAAGACAAGAACTTGTTGAATCTGGATACACTATTGGCTCTGCAAAAGAAACTCATAGAGTTGTAAGTGATGATGGTGAAACAACAAAACTTTTGCTTGATCTAAATAATGATAATGCAGTAGAAACTGTTCTAATGCAATACCCTTCATCAAAAATTGGAGGCCATCCAAGATCAACTATTTGTGTTTCTACACAAATTGGTTGTGCAATGGGATGTGTATTTTGTGCAACAGGACAGATGGGTTTCAAAACAAATCTTGCTGCAGAACATATTGTATCTCAAGTAATTCATTTTGCAGAAATTTTGGAAAAACGAGGAGAGCACGTAACGAATCTAGTGTTTATGGGAATGGGAGAGCCAATGGCAAACTATGACGAGATGATTAGAGCAATACGAATTCTAACACATGATAGAGGATTTGGACTTGGACAACGACACATAACAATCTCTACAATAGGCATTGTATCTGGAATCGATAAACTTGCAGAAGAAAATTTACAAATTGGTCTTGCTATATCGTTACATTCTCCAAACAACAAGTTAAGAAAAGAACTTGTTCCAACTGCAGGACCTAATTCTGTTGAAGATATCATTGATGCAGGCAGACGTTATTTCAAAAAAACTGGAAGGCGTGTGACATTTGAATATGCTCTGATGGATGGAATCAATGATTCCCCTGAAATAGCAGAGGAATTGTCTAGACTTTTGAAAGGGAATGGCTCTCATGTCAATCTGATTCCAATTAATCCTACAGCAGGCGATTTTAGACGACCATCAACAAACAGAGTCTATGAATTTGAGAGAATTTTAACGAATGCAGGAGTAAATTGTACAATACGGGTTGAGAAAGGAACTGAGATCTCAGCTGCTTGTGGTCAACTTAGAACTGATATTATTGGGTGA
- a CDS encoding metallophosphoesterase family protein, whose protein sequence is MQIVQISDLHVGSQFLQDKFDTLVSEVNELKPEVIVITGDLTNEGMMKEYEKCKSMLDKFNTKKIIAISGNHDYRNTGYLLFKKFFPFEAVNEISDDVVLVTVGTARPDRNEGEVGYRQNLWLERTMKKYKDKVKIVAMHHHLIAIPDTGSDQLTVVDAGDVLRTVLDTKVDIVLCGHKHRPWAWNFRTLTVVNAGTATSERVRGFFENTYNILTITDKKVHVDLKIVGGKRLPIDEIVNNYSQFSDE, encoded by the coding sequence ATGCAAATAGTTCAAATCTCTGATCTGCATGTTGGCTCTCAATTTTTACAAGACAAATTTGATACTCTAGTTTCTGAAGTAAATGAACTAAAACCTGAAGTCATTGTAATCACTGGTGATTTAACAAATGAAGGAATGATGAAGGAATATGAAAAATGCAAGTCAATGTTGGATAAATTTAACACAAAAAAAATTATTGCAATTAGTGGAAATCATGATTATCGAAACACCGGTTATCTATTATTCAAAAAATTCTTTCCATTTGAAGCTGTAAATGAGATCAGTGATGATGTAGTTTTAGTTACTGTTGGAACAGCAAGACCTGATAGAAATGAAGGTGAAGTAGGTTACAGGCAAAATTTGTGGTTGGAGAGAACCATGAAAAAATACAAAGATAAAGTAAAGATTGTTGCAATGCATCATCATTTAATTGCGATTCCAGACACTGGGTCTGATCAACTAACTGTTGTTGATGCCGGAGATGTTTTGCGTACTGTTTTAGATACCAAAGTTGACATTGTTTTATGTGGACACAAGCATAGACCATGGGCTTGGAATTTTAGAACCTTGACAGTAGTAAATGCAGGAACTGCTACTTCTGAGCGTGTTCGCGGTTTCTTTGAAAACACCTATAACATTCTCACAATTACTGACAAAAAAGTTCATGTGGATCTCAAAATAGTAGGTGGAAAAAGACTTCCAATTGATGAAATCGTTAATAATTATAGTCAATTTAGCGACGAGTGA
- the rsmA gene encoding 16S rRNA (adenine(1518)-N(6)/adenine(1519)-N(6))-dimethyltransferase RsmA: protein MIKRKRFGQHFLNSNPIAQTIASEAKITKNDVVFELGTGLGILTPLLCKNGKKVISVDVDKQLTENAKSKFSDIDNLVLKSGDGFKAKDSFTIFVSNLPYSKSKDAIEWLAESSFSHGVIMVQKEFAEKLLAKSSKKRKAVSVIADYSFEIKVLSNVGKNNFSPPPKVDSVILKIVKKNVMSKDLIQTINKIFSYRRKTVKNILKQFNKESEIDKRVDDLSGDEIINLANQILKK from the coding sequence ATGATAAAACGAAAACGTTTCGGACAACACTTTCTCAACTCAAATCCTATAGCACAAACCATTGCTTCTGAGGCTAAAATTACAAAAAATGATGTTGTCTTTGAACTGGGAACAGGATTAGGAATTCTGACTCCACTATTGTGTAAGAATGGAAAAAAGGTAATTTCAGTTGATGTAGATAAGCAGCTAACCGAAAATGCAAAATCAAAGTTTTCAGACATTGATAATTTAGTTTTAAAATCCGGTGATGGCTTTAAGGCAAAAGATTCTTTCACAATCTTTGTCTCAAATCTTCCATATTCTAAGAGTAAAGACGCAATAGAGTGGCTTGCAGAATCTTCTTTTTCCCATGGAGTGATAATGGTTCAAAAAGAATTTGCAGAGAAACTACTTGCAAAATCATCAAAAAAACGTAAGGCAGTAAGCGTCATAGCTGATTACTCTTTTGAAATAAAGGTTCTCTCAAATGTTGGAAAAAACAATTTTTCACCTCCTCCAAAAGTTGACTCTGTAATTTTAAAAATTGTTAAAAAAAATGTAATGAGTAAGGATCTAATCCAAACAATCAACAAAATTTTTTCATATAGGAGAAAGACTGTAAAAAATATTTTAAAACAGTTCAATAAAGAAAGTGAAATAGATAAAAGAGTCGATGATCTTTCTGGAGATGAAATAATTAATCTTGCAAACCAAATTCTTAAAAAATGA
- a CDS encoding 50S ribosomal protein L21, translating into MATKKSHGRSHGFKHKSRSVMKKDSPRGVSFLLREYQEGQQALVIIDPRQHKGLPHRRYHGKVGRITNVGRRAITLDVKLGEKTKTLITRLDHIKPFGV; encoded by the coding sequence ATGGCAACTAAGAAATCTCATGGTCGTTCACATGGATTTAAGCACAAATCAAGATCTGTTATGAAAAAAGACTCTCCAAGAGGAGTCTCATTCTTGTTACGTGAATACCAAGAAGGTCAGCAAGCCCTTGTCATTATTGATCCTAGACAACATAAAGGACTACCACACAGAAGATATCACGGCAAAGTAGGTCGTATTACAAATGTTGGTAGACGTGCAATCACACTTGATGTCAAATTAGGTGAAAAAACGAAAACCTTAATCACTAGATTGGATCACATTAAACCATTCGGTGTATGA